The following proteins are encoded in a genomic region of Opitutus sp.:
- a CDS encoding molecular chaperone DnaJ produces MTTPARSTHFAALVEKQPDNPLFRFSLAQALLNEKREADAVEHLVQCAGGRADWMMPRILLGKALLHLGRPAEAKPWLVEALTLAIEQDHQDPEGELRALLAGL; encoded by the coding sequence ATGACCACTCCCGCCCGCTCTACGCACTTTGCCGCGCTCGTGGAGAAACAGCCGGATAACCCGCTGTTCCGCTTCAGCCTCGCCCAGGCGCTGCTCAACGAAAAACGTGAAGCCGATGCGGTCGAGCACCTCGTGCAGTGCGCCGGTGGCAGGGCCGACTGGATGATGCCGCGCATTTTACTGGGCAAAGCCCTGTTGCACCTCGGCCGACCAGCCGAAGCCAAGCCCTGGCTGGTGGAGGCATTGACGCTGGCCATTGAGCAAGATCACCAAGATCCCGAAGGCGAACTGCGCGCGTTGCTCGCCGGATTGTAG
- the queA gene encoding tRNA preQ1(34) S-adenosylmethionine ribosyltransferase-isomerase QueA, whose amino-acid sequence MPLSTDLFDYTLPDRLVAQTPAARRDASRLMVVDRASRTVAHHTFADLPQFLRPGDTLFRNNAAVLPARLHARRPTGGLIECLLLRPDPTQGDNVWWCLVRPGKKLPVAATFALDGDFAGTVLAKDPDGAALVRFTTPAGQTIVDVANRLGDVPLPPYIERADPTAERPRDIERYQTVYADRARQVAVAAPTAGLHFTPELLAILGKQGVNAAEVTLHVGLGTFKPIDTAHVEAHPIHRELYELPIATQRALFAAPGSGGGRRIAVGTTTVRSVEDFLQHHEAPLERPHFGEAGIFIYPPRPFRGVDALITNFHQPRSTLLCLVSAFLTPGSTEGIAWLQQLYAEAIAREYRFFSYGDAMLIL is encoded by the coding sequence GTGCCGTTATCGACCGACCTTTTTGATTACACCTTGCCCGATCGTCTTGTTGCGCAAACCCCTGCCGCTCGCCGTGACGCTTCGCGGCTCATGGTGGTAGACCGTGCCTCACGCACGGTCGCGCACCACACGTTCGCCGATCTGCCGCAATTTTTGCGCCCGGGGGACACGCTTTTTCGTAACAACGCCGCGGTTCTGCCGGCGCGCCTGCATGCCCGGCGGCCTACTGGGGGATTGATCGAGTGCTTGCTGCTCCGCCCTGACCCCACCCAGGGTGACAACGTCTGGTGGTGCTTGGTGCGGCCGGGAAAAAAGTTACCGGTGGCCGCCACGTTTGCCCTGGATGGCGATTTCGCCGGCACGGTGCTGGCGAAGGATCCCGACGGTGCGGCCTTGGTGCGGTTCACCACGCCCGCTGGGCAAACCATCGTCGATGTGGCCAACCGTTTGGGCGACGTGCCGTTGCCTCCGTATATTGAGCGCGCCGATCCGACCGCCGAACGTCCTCGCGATATCGAGCGCTACCAGACCGTTTACGCCGACCGGGCCCGCCAAGTCGCCGTAGCCGCTCCCACAGCGGGCCTGCACTTCACCCCTGAGTTACTCGCCATCCTCGGCAAGCAGGGTGTCAACGCGGCGGAGGTCACGTTGCACGTCGGGCTCGGCACTTTCAAACCCATCGACACCGCGCACGTCGAGGCCCACCCCATCCACCGTGAACTCTATGAGTTGCCCATCGCCACCCAACGCGCGCTGTTTGCGGCCCCGGGTAGCGGCGGGGGTCGACGCATCGCCGTCGGCACCACCACGGTGCGCTCGGTGGAGGATTTCCTGCAACACCACGAGGCGCCACTAGAGCGGCCGCATTTTGGCGAAGCCGGGATCTTTATTTACCCACCTCGCCCGTTTCGTGGGGTCGATGCGCTCATCACCAACTTCCACCAGCCCCGCTCCACCCTGCTCTGCTTGGTGTCGGCCTTCTTGACGCCGGGCTCGACCGAAGGGATCGCGTGGCTGCAGCAACTCTACGCCGAGGCGATCGCACGGGAGTACCGTTTTTTTAGTTACGGCGACGCCATGTTGATTTTGTAA
- a CDS encoding response regulator transcription factor has product MTPPPLRLVIVDDSELVRMGLQTLLQSASGFTLCGTAASAAEALAVCTREAPDVVLLDINLPDGSGIEVCRQLLSSKSEMRVLFLTSSAASDSVDAAIQAGAHGYLLKEVNTAALIQGIRDVAAGRSILDTQITSRVMELLKNERTQPIVDSLSPQERRVLALIADGRTNKEVANEMGLAEKTVKNYLSTVFEKLHVTRRSQAAVYYTQSLGARGAGSPPPRSIKL; this is encoded by the coding sequence ATGACGCCCCCACCCCTTCGCTTGGTAATTGTTGATGACAGCGAGCTGGTCCGCATGGGCCTGCAAACCCTATTGCAATCCGCGTCCGGGTTCACCCTCTGCGGTACGGCGGCAAGTGCGGCCGAGGCTTTGGCCGTGTGCACTCGCGAAGCACCCGATGTGGTGCTGCTCGACATTAACCTGCCGGATGGAAGTGGCATCGAGGTTTGTCGCCAACTGCTGAGCAGCAAGAGCGAGATGCGGGTGCTTTTTCTTACCTCTAGCGCCGCGTCGGATAGCGTCGATGCAGCCATCCAGGCAGGGGCCCACGGCTACCTGCTTAAAGAAGTGAATACGGCGGCCTTGATTCAAGGTATCCGCGACGTCGCCGCCGGCCGCTCGATTCTCGACACGCAAATCACGTCGCGGGTCATGGAGCTGTTAAAAAACGAGCGAACCCAACCGATAGTCGACAGCCTATCGCCACAGGAGCGACGGGTGCTGGCGTTGATCGCCGATGGGCGCACCAACAAAGAGGTGGCCAACGAGATGGGCCTGGCCGAAAAAACCGTGAAAAACTACCTCAGCACGGTGTTCGAAAAGCTGCACGTGACCCGTCGTTCACAAGCAGCCGTGTACTACACCCAGTCGCTGGGCGCACGGGGGGCAGGCAGCCCGCCCCCCCGCTCGATCAAACTTTGA
- a CDS encoding serine/threonine-protein phosphatase — MKIQSAAITDIGKIREENEDRYLCDEALGLFGVADGIGGVVGGGEAAECTVQAISRSLPELGEQPDLVALTQAASASVRELGLILNPPYGIGSTLSFGVFKGCKLRLAHVGDSRVYVLKQGKLHCLTMDHSMQNEIKKLHARGERIELTSANRRALTRCMGQPGVPEVDSCELPVAAGERYLFTTDGIVNHLEESELAEILAGSGSPASILDALVGLSLQRGGHDNLTAVLVFIDEAE; from the coding sequence ATGAAAATCCAATCCGCCGCCATCACCGACATCGGTAAAATCCGCGAAGAAAACGAGGACCGCTACCTGTGTGATGAGGCGCTCGGGCTGTTCGGGGTGGCCGACGGCATCGGTGGCGTGGTGGGTGGCGGTGAGGCGGCGGAATGTACGGTGCAAGCGATCAGCCGAAGCTTGCCGGAGCTCGGTGAGCAGCCCGACCTCGTGGCATTGACCCAAGCCGCCAGTGCCAGCGTACGCGAACTGGGCCTTATTCTGAATCCCCCCTACGGCATTGGTTCAACCCTCAGCTTTGGAGTATTTAAAGGCTGCAAGCTGCGGCTGGCTCACGTCGGCGATTCGCGGGTTTACGTGCTTAAACAGGGCAAGTTGCATTGCCTCACGATGGATCACTCCATGCAGAACGAGATTAAAAAACTGCATGCCCGCGGCGAAAGAATCGAACTCACCTCGGCTAACCGCAGAGCGTTGACCCGCTGCATGGGGCAACCCGGTGTGCCTGAGGTCGACTCTTGCGAGCTGCCGGTTGCCGCTGGGGAGCGCTACTTGTTTACGACCGACGGCATTGTTAATCACCTCGAAGAATCCGAGTTGGCCGAGATTTTAGCCGGATCAGGCAGCCCCGCATCGATTCTCGACGCGCTTGTTGGACTCTCGCTCCAACGCGGGGGCCACGACAACTTGACTGCGGTGTTGGTTTTTATCGACGAAGCCGAATGA
- a CDS encoding diaminopimelate epimerase — protein MRFHKYHALGNDYIVCDPVDFPQWKNGPSVDEIRVICHRNFGVGSDGILWGPLPSAKSQFGLRIFNPDGSEAEKSGNGLRIFSRYLWDQKLTPAATFTIETPGGHVQSVIKDNGKLITVDMGSVSFLSTKIPHTGPEREVINESITVLDRTFTYCAATIGNPHCVIPLPAVTAEMAHRYGPHLETHSNFPRKTNVQFMQVIDRNNIRIEIWERGAGYTLASGSSSSAAASVAHKLGLVDANVTVHMPGGQIGIEIGDNFAIRMTGTVNKVADGVMHPELFAVKV, from the coding sequence ATGCGTTTCCATAAATACCACGCCCTCGGCAATGATTACATCGTTTGTGACCCCGTTGATTTTCCTCAGTGGAAAAACGGCCCCTCCGTCGATGAGATCCGCGTGATCTGCCACCGCAATTTTGGCGTCGGTTCCGATGGCATTCTTTGGGGCCCGCTGCCTTCCGCCAAAAGCCAATTTGGCCTGCGCATCTTTAACCCTGACGGTTCCGAGGCGGAAAAATCGGGCAACGGCCTGCGCATTTTTTCGCGCTACCTGTGGGATCAAAAACTCACCCCGGCGGCGACTTTCACCATCGAAACCCCCGGTGGCCATGTCCAGTCGGTCATCAAGGACAACGGCAAGCTCATCACTGTGGACATGGGTTCGGTGAGCTTCCTGAGCACCAAAATCCCCCACACGGGGCCGGAGCGTGAGGTCATCAATGAGTCGATCACTGTTCTCGACCGTACGTTCACCTACTGTGCGGCCACCATTGGTAACCCGCATTGCGTGATCCCGCTGCCCGCGGTCACCGCCGAGATGGCCCACCGCTACGGTCCGCATCTGGAAACGCACTCCAATTTCCCGCGCAAGACCAACGTTCAATTCATGCAGGTGATCGACCGAAACAACATCCGCATTGAGATCTGGGAGCGTGGTGCCGGCTACACCCTCGCCTCGGGCAGCAGCTCCAGCGCCGCCGCCTCGGTGGCCCACAAACTGGGCTTGGTCGATGCCAACGTCACCGTGCACATGCCTGGTGGCCAGATCGGTATCGAGATCGGGGACAACTTCGCCATCCGCATGACCGGTACGGTTAACAAGGTGGCCGACGGGGTCATGCACCCCGAGTTATTCGCGGTCAAAGTTTGA
- a CDS encoding ATP-dependent DNA helicase, whose translation MIGLRDDTSDALPAPPPPSRAPEFAAKLFSAGGWLQTSLGLEHRPQQEKMARAVAQAMKTDQSLLFEAGTGVGKSLAYLLPGIVHAMDQSRQMIVSTHTIALQEQLDQKDLPLCRRVFSATEETNPYAAFKSAVLVGKSNYLCTSRLAAALRDKNEFFATPEHEELQRIATWAETTTEGLRHELNPAPLPEVWELINADSSGCARKYCDCDRCPYQRARARIRSAHLIIVNHSLLFAHINAGGAAAKGESTRGVLFPDDFVVLDEAHTVPEVATDHCGLRLSSYGVDRMLKYLYNPKTRRGLLQKHGDAVDRQLVVDVLEAAHHFFAFLDERLLTQQPLVRVRVEGFAEAWMDAPLLALYKSVRNRADHMDDGRERDELLEQAGKVKTLQTNLRAFLGVADADKTVYWVERMGKRQNIVALRTAPIDVAPFIREELINRGTSVVFTSATLAMGGKIEPFQARIGAQQVKTAVEHSPFDFERRMRVFVAADVPLPSAQDARLALDVLTDYIDFCTRRTKGGTLVLFTSYFDMKRVAEALEPIYDGAHRPFFMQGRDYSRTELARKLREAGNGVLFGTDSFWTGIDVPGDALSQVIITRLPFEVPTHPVLEARTEWIRERGGNPFNELTLPDALITFRQGIGRLIRTAKDRGVITILDSRVTQKAYGRLFLECIPQKNAVRMNRENRVERFQPFI comes from the coding sequence ATGATCGGTCTCCGTGATGACACTTCTGATGCCTTGCCAGCTCCGCCGCCCCCCTCGCGCGCGCCGGAGTTCGCCGCGAAGTTGTTCTCCGCGGGCGGGTGGTTGCAAACCAGCCTCGGGCTCGAACACCGGCCGCAGCAGGAGAAAATGGCCCGCGCCGTCGCTCAGGCCATGAAGACCGACCAGTCCCTCCTGTTCGAGGCCGGCACCGGCGTGGGCAAATCCCTCGCTTATCTGCTGCCTGGCATCGTGCACGCCATGGACCAGTCGCGCCAGATGATCGTCTCTACCCACACGATCGCTCTCCAGGAACAGCTAGACCAAAAGGACCTGCCGCTGTGCCGCCGGGTGTTTTCCGCCACCGAGGAAACCAATCCTTATGCGGCGTTCAAATCTGCCGTGCTGGTGGGCAAGAGTAACTACCTGTGCACCTCGCGCCTCGCCGCGGCCCTGCGCGACAAAAACGAGTTTTTCGCCACGCCCGAGCACGAGGAGTTGCAGCGCATCGCAACCTGGGCCGAGACCACCACCGAGGGCCTGCGCCATGAACTCAACCCCGCGCCGCTGCCCGAGGTCTGGGAGTTGATCAACGCCGACTCCTCTGGCTGTGCGCGCAAATACTGCGATTGCGACAGATGCCCTTACCAACGCGCCCGCGCCCGCATCCGTTCGGCCCACCTGATCATCGTTAACCACTCGCTGCTGTTCGCCCACATCAACGCCGGCGGTGCGGCCGCCAAGGGGGAGTCCACGCGCGGCGTCCTGTTCCCCGACGATTTTGTCGTCCTCGATGAGGCTCACACGGTGCCCGAGGTCGCCACAGACCACTGCGGCTTGCGGCTTTCAAGCTACGGGGTGGATCGCATGCTCAAGTACCTCTACAACCCGAAAACACGCCGCGGCTTGTTGCAAAAACACGGCGACGCAGTCGACCGCCAACTGGTCGTCGACGTGCTCGAAGCCGCGCATCATTTCTTCGCCTTCCTCGACGAACGCCTGCTCACCCAGCAGCCCCTCGTGCGCGTGCGAGTCGAGGGTTTCGCCGAGGCCTGGATGGATGCGCCTCTGCTCGCCTTGTACAAGTCGGTGCGCAACCGTGCCGATCACATGGACGACGGCCGCGAGCGCGACGAACTGCTCGAACAAGCCGGCAAGGTCAAAACCCTGCAGACCAACCTGCGCGCCTTCCTCGGGGTGGCCGACGCCGACAAGACCGTTTACTGGGTCGAGCGCATGGGCAAACGCCAGAACATCGTCGCCCTGCGCACCGCGCCCATCGACGTGGCACCGTTCATCCGCGAGGAGTTAATCAATCGCGGCACCTCCGTGGTGTTCACCAGCGCCACGTTGGCGATGGGAGGCAAAATCGAGCCGTTTCAGGCCCGCATCGGTGCGCAACAGGTTAAAACCGCCGTGGAGCATTCGCCCTTTGATTTCGAGCGGCGCATGCGCGTGTTCGTGGCCGCCGACGTGCCGCTGCCCAGCGCGCAGGACGCCCGCCTGGCGCTCGACGTGCTCACCGACTACATCGACTTCTGCACCCGCCGGACCAAGGGCGGAACCCTGGTGCTGTTCACCAGTTATTTTGACATGAAGCGCGTGGCTGAGGCGCTGGAGCCAATCTACGACGGCGCGCACCGGCCGTTTTTTATGCAGGGCCGCGATTACTCGCGTACGGAACTGGCGCGTAAACTCCGCGAAGCCGGTAACGGCGTGCTCTTTGGCACCGACAGTTTTTGGACCGGCATCGACGTCCCCGGCGACGCATTGTCGCAGGTGATCATTACCCGCTTGCCCTTCGAAGTGCCCACGCACCCTGTGCTCGAGGCGCGCACCGAGTGGATTCGCGAGCGCGGCGGCAACCCCTTTAACGAGCTCACCCTTCCCGACGCACTGATCACGTTTCGCCAAGGGATTGGTCGTCTTATCCGCACCGCCAAAGACCGCGGCGTAATCACGATACTGGATTCGCGGGTCACCCAAAAAGCCTACGGCAGGCTCTTCTTGGAATGTATCCCGCAAAAGAACGCCGTGCGCATGAACCGTGAAAACCGCGTTGAGCGATTTCAGCCTTTTATTTGA
- a CDS encoding ATP-binding protein, whose product MGNALRLFVFLLALTAVGATAALTQLWVNHRAVARQHASAEPPAPIALRACQRDQQNAVGLIVTVSLLSLLAVALVGGSRPATSIGEKAQQARQEMQQVEHLAKTNVAQEAALGLERAERRRADENLQLQQLLLNEVLAEKIRLGRDLHDGVIQSLYATGLTLESARQKQGVDPAAADVLFDRGIELLNQSIREIRGYIQPPSESPGGMPLSFTQAVAVLVADLKGEREVSFLVRIDESAESRLAASQLADTLQIVREAVSNALRHGSASQIQIRLHEEGAQLALMIQDNGSGFDATAKGSGGGNGLTNFRARAATLGAALKLDSRPGHGTRVVLTLPILNHS is encoded by the coding sequence ATGGGCAATGCACTCCGCCTTTTCGTATTTCTGCTGGCCCTGACCGCCGTCGGCGCCACCGCAGCGCTCACCCAGCTCTGGGTTAACCACCGCGCCGTGGCCCGTCAGCATGCCTCAGCCGAGCCCCCCGCTCCCATCGCTCTGCGCGCGTGCCAACGCGATCAACAAAACGCCGTCGGGCTGATCGTAACGGTGTCGCTGCTGTCCTTGCTGGCCGTGGCGTTGGTGGGCGGTTCCCGACCCGCCACCTCCATAGGCGAAAAGGCCCAGCAAGCCCGGCAGGAGATGCAGCAGGTCGAACATTTGGCCAAAACCAATGTGGCCCAAGAAGCCGCCTTGGGGCTCGAACGCGCCGAACGGCGCCGCGCCGATGAAAACCTCCAGCTGCAACAACTGCTGCTCAACGAGGTCCTCGCCGAAAAAATCCGGCTTGGGCGTGATCTCCACGACGGCGTGATTCAGTCGCTTTACGCCACCGGCCTGACCCTGGAATCCGCCCGGCAAAAACAGGGCGTTGATCCGGCTGCAGCCGATGTGCTCTTCGATCGGGGCATTGAACTGCTCAATCAAAGCATCCGTGAAATCCGCGGCTACATCCAGCCTCCGAGCGAGTCGCCGGGGGGCATGCCGCTGAGTTTCACTCAAGCAGTGGCCGTTCTCGTGGCGGATTTAAAAGGGGAACGCGAGGTATCGTTCCTCGTGCGCATCGACGAAAGCGCCGAGTCCCGGCTAGCTGCCAGCCAGCTTGCGGACACGCTGCAAATCGTGCGCGAAGCCGTGAGCAACGCCCTCAGGCATGGGTCCGCTTCGCAAATCCAAATTCGCCTGCATGAGGAGGGCGCGCAACTCGCCCTGATGATCCAAGACAACGGATCCGGGTTCGACGCCACGGCCAAGGGTTCTGGCGGCGGGAATGGGCTGACGAATTTCCGCGCCCGTGCCGCCACCCTTGGCGCAGCCCTCAAGCTCGATAGCCGCCCCGGCCACGGTACCCGCGTGGTACTCACCCTCCCGATCTTAAATCACTCATGA